From the Naumovozyma dairenensis CBS 421 chromosome 10, complete genome genome, the window TCACGTTCCTCAGCCTCCTTGCCTGAAATGAGTTCTCGTTCAACTTCGATATTGAGAAGGAGTTCAAGggattctttttctttacctGTGTCGCTTTCTTCGGAAGTATCTTCAACTAGCGTTGCTTCTGTGTCATTTACTTCATTCGGATCATCACCAGCTACTTCTAGTTTATCctcattgttattatcatcaagTTCTAGCTCATCTACTGGGCGATTATCTTCAACAATCATTTtatcatcgtcatcgtcatcgtcatcgtcatcgtcgTCATCAAGACGTTCTTCATCCTCTTCGCGTATGAGGACATCATATTCATCCTCATCAATACCAGCATCAATAACCTCACAATCTACTTCAACAATAACAGGTTCCTCAACTGGCGAGTCAACATCCTCTTCTTCAGATATACCAAGTGAACAAAGAACAATCACCAGTATTATTCATGGTCAAACTATTCTATCAAACCATTATACAACTATTACGTATACTCCAACAGCATCAGCAAATGCATCAACTAACAAAAAAAGCTCTCATGGATTAACGAAAAAAAATCGAAACATTGTCATtggtgttgttgttggtatAGGTGTTCCATTAATCATCGCTGCTTTAGCtataatttatttcttctgtATTCAAACGAAAAAGACTGATTTTATTGACTCTAACGGTGTGGTCGTTACAGCATATAGAAAGAATAAAGTTACAAAATTATGGGATAAGATGATGGGTAAACCAATGTCAGAAAATGAATACGAATCCAATTCTCCATTGGGAAGTGGTAATTCTGATTTAGATACAGATATAGAGGATTCTCCATCAGCTCGACTATCTCCAGGTGTGAATAGAACAGGAACAGTCCTGAGttcaaagaatattaataataacgcCACTGTAACTAATGGTCATCCAAATGATTTGTTCTTAGAAGAGGAAAAATTCTATGATGAGCATGgtaatgaattaaatgcaagaaattattgatttacttccattttaatattatcgTCACTTATCCCCAACCCCAATTTTCGCATTTACTCTCAGTCATTAATAACACTAATAATTCTCGT encodes:
- the MID2 gene encoding Mid2p (similar to Saccharomyces cerevisiae MTL1 (YGR023W) and MID2 (YLR332W); ancestral locus Anc_4.159); the encoded protein is MLTSIHNIIWRDLPLLFLLLSYVEGQDTDLGNRINSTTSRTSSVQSYAISSRSTRLLSDSISPSRSSASLPEMSSRSTSILRRSSRDSFSLPVSLSSEVSSTSVASVSFTSFGSSPATSSLSSLLLSSSSSSSTGRLSSTIILSSSSSSSSSSSSSRRSSSSSRMRTSYSSSSIPASITSQSTSTITGSSTGESTSSSSDIPSEQRTITSIIHGQTILSNHYTTITYTPTASANASTNKKSSHGLTKKNRNIVIGVVVGIGVPLIIAALAIIYFFCIQTKKTDFIDSNGVVVTAYRKNKVTKLWDKMMGKPMSENEYESNSPLGSGNSDLDTDIEDSPSARLSPGVNRTGTVLSSKNINNNATVTNGHPNDLFLEEEKFYDEHGNELNARNY